A segment of the Desulfofundulus kuznetsovii DSM 6115 genome:
CGACCGCCAGATTCCGGTCGTGGCTTCGTTTCCAGCCTACCTATGAGGGATTGAAACCGACGCAAAATGTCTGGAGGAATGTAAACATCCTCCGTTTCCAGCCTACCTATGAGGGATTGAAACATGGCTTTCGGCCCCTGCAGTTCGGGCAGCCACTCTTCGGTTTCCAGCCTACCTATGAGGGATTGAAACCCCTGAGCCCAGTGGCCTATGATGTCCTTGAACATGGGTTTCCAGCCTACCTATGAGGGATTGAAACCCGATGCCATCAGGGACAGCTTGAAAGCCCTGGGTGAGGTTTCCAGCCTACCTATGAGGGATTGAAACACGGTGGCCGGTTTAAGGCCGCGCATCGCCAGCATGGTTTCCAGCCTACCTATGAGGGATTGAAACTCACCACGTCCAGGGTAGGACTAACTCCCGCTACCGCCGGTTTCCAGCCTACCTATGAGGGATTGAAACTCAGTTTGGCATCGTCCTCCTTGGCCAGGTAAAACACGGTTTCCAGCCTACCTATGAGGGATTGAAACCACCGTAGCAACACCCCCCGGGCACTGTTACGCAAGGTTTCCAGCCTACCTATGAGGGATTGAAACGACGCCCGTGTTTTCAAGTCCGGCAGGGGCACAATTGGTTTCCAGCCTACCTATGAGGGATTGAAACCCGTCAAAACAGTTACATTTTACACATTGGAAAAAAGTTTCCAGCCTACCTATGAGGGATTGAAACATGCCAGCTGCGCCCCCTGCTTACCCTGGGCTTTCGGTTTCCAGCCTACCTATGAGGGATTGAAACTAATAAATGATGTAATCCAGCTCCTGCCACGTAAGTTTCCAGCCTACCTATGAGGGATTGAAACGCTTGACCCTTTCTTTTTCATCCATGTGATAAAACGTTTCCAGCCTACCTATGAGGGATTGAAACATTGATTTGCTGCGTTTCTGGGGCATACCGCCGGCAGTTTCCAGCCTACCTATGAGGGATTGAAACGATATAATGATAACATCAACAAAAGAACCCTCTCGGAAAATAAATACAGGAGTTGGTAATTATAGGTTAAAGAGGTTATGAAGTAACAAACAGGGACTGCCGCCAAAACAAATCGTCAAAATAGGCGTCCTGGCAAATAATGCCATCTAAAAAAGAGTATAGTGAACCAGCCCTTAACCAAAGGGTTTTTAAGAAAAGTTTCAGTTAAACCAGCAGCCGAAGAATGTTCAAGCGGCCACTTTTTCGGAGCCAAAAATCAAGGCCAAAACATCCGGTTTTTCTTTGGCTACCCAGGCGTCCAAGTGCTGGTTCATGGCGATTAAGTGCGCCCGCCAGTACCATTGCAGGCGGCTTCTTACTCGGCAGTCCTCCAGGCGGTAGTCAATTTTCTTGCGTTTGTTTGAGCGTTCCGAAGAAGTCCGGGTGTTGAAAACCTCCTTCCAGGCCCGGGTTCCCCGCGGAATCCGGGTAAAAAGGCGCAAGTCCCACTCCGGCTTGGTGTAAACTACCCGGCCGTAAGAAGAAGGAGAACACGGCTGCTCGCAAACCACTTTCTCCCGGTGTTTGCGCTTCCCGGCCATCTTCGGACAGCGCCACTTAAGCCGACAGCGTTCCTTGTTAAATCCATAATAGGCCATGGGGTAGCCCTTCGGGCAGATGGGGATGCCAAACTCATTGACCTTGATTGGCGGTTCATAATTAAAGTTACCGCTGGCTCTACCGTTTAAGGCAATAAAGGCAGCCAGTTCCCATTCGTTCAGCAGGCGGTAAAAGTCGTAGGCATCGTGGGCCGAATCTCCCACAAAACCACCGAAACGTAAGTTTGGGAAGAGTTTTCTTGCCTCGGCCAAAGCCACCACCCCCGTCACGCTGTCGTGCCGGGAGGCATTTACTAAGCGCAAGTAAATGGGCAAATCATTTTGACTGGTACAGGCGTTTAGCTCGTAAAGAGTATGGCCGAAGAAATACTCTTCCCGGTGGCTGTCCCAACCCCAGGTGGCGTCAGGATCGGAGTAACGCCGTGGACAATCACAGCGGTAGATCCCTTTTTCCCGGCATTTACAAACCTTGACTCCGGAAGAACTGGCGCCCGTGCGCACGGACGTGCCGTCTCCGGAGACCAAAAGGTTTTCGGGAATGAGGCCCTTTTCTACCGATTGGTCCACAAAACCGCGGGCAAACAACTCCTGGATGAGCCTTTCCGGTCTTCTTTCAAAAGTCCGGCCGGCTAAAGCCCGATCCACCAATCTCTTGATGACACCTGGGTGTTTGGGAGCCATCTTTTCCCCTGCTTTAAGTTTCTTGCGGGGCTTTTTCAAAGGAGCACGGAGCTGCATCCGGCGGCGTTTTAACTCCGCCTGATCAGTCAACCAGGCGCGCTTTAAAAAGTCGTAAAAAGTGCCTACTCCGGGTACCTGGTGAGGAGGGACTTTTCCGTCCGGCAAAACTTCCTCTTCAGCTGGCTTAAACCCGCAGATAACCGTGAGAATTCGGTTTCTCTTTAAATCCAGGGCCCACTGCGTAATCCCGGTAACTTTACACTCTATCATCACTACCAAAGAACGCAGCATATCGGTGGGGTCAGTGGCCGGTCTTCCTTGATCAGAAGCATACATGCCGGTCAAATAATCGCGAAGGGGGTCCAAGTTGAGTAAATAAGCCTTGTTAATCACTTTCTCATAAAGTTTTAGCTGACAGGGATCTTCCTTTTTCAGGTGGGTAAGCAAAAACTCCTGGTACTCGGCATGGGAACGGCACTCTTTAACCAATAAAAACACCCCCAGGAATTAATAATGGTAATTAATACCATCCAATTCCATTTTTGGGGGGTTGCGAAAAAGTCAAGGGCGATATTACTTATTGAGGCACAACCACATTAACTTATCCTTGTGTTAATTGCATTTACTTCTCTAATCACAAACTTACATGGCATTTCGTCCCTCCAAAAATTTGGGGGTGAAAAAAAATAACGGGGCGCTGAGCCCCGTGGATGGCGAGTAGTTGGAGTTTCCGAGAGACTATTCAAAAATAAAAGGGGGTGGGTTTCCAGCCTACCTATGAGGGATTGAACCCCCCCCAGCTCGCCGGCACGCACGAAGATAATCACGGCGTTTCCAGCCTACCTATGAGGGATTGAAACTTTACGGCCTCGGCAAAGATCCGCAACTCGATCTCGTATCCGTTTCCAGCCTACCTATGAGGGATTGAAACCCGCCAGGAAACCCTCCTGCAATGGCTCTTCCCTGGTTTCCAGCCTACCTATGAGGGATTGAAACACTGGCTATGCGTTGCTTATATGTTTGTCGTTATCCGTTTCCAGCCTTGTATTTGCTACTATAAAAACTGATCCATTTTTAGCCCCTGTGATATTGTCAAACTGGTCCACCCTGGAAGCCGTGGTAGACAAAATGATACTGTGAAACTGATCCACTTTGGCGAAATTGATATTCTAAAACTGATCCACTTCCTTCAATAATCCCCTATACTGGATGTACATTCATCCGGGTCTGGGGGGAGAAGGGAAGTTTATTGAAATTAATCTTTACGAACAAATCAGGTACCTTTATGCCGTGGAAAAACTTTCTAAAAGAGAAGTTGCAAGAAGACTGGGCGAACACCTGCTGGCCCGGGCTCAAAGCTACGAACTGACCCAGGTGCTGGCCTGGTTATGGAATACGGAGTTGAAGCGGTGGAAGAAGCCATTGTTCAGGCCCTGGCAGCAAGCCAGTACAGTTTCCGGGCTGTACACTACTATCTGACCAGCAGGAAAAAACCGGTGACCTGCCAGCTCGAACCGGAACCAGGCTTGCCCCAGGTAAAACCAGTGGACCTGCACATCTACGACCAGCTCCTGGGAGGTGCGGCCCGGTGAGCACCCCCCAGAGCATAGCACTGTTAGCCAGGGAATTGAAACTTTCCACGTTTGCTGATTACCAGCAGGTGCTGCGTTTGGCTGCCGAAAAAGGCCTCGGCTTAGAACCAATCGTGCCGGAGGTAGTTGCCAGTTCACTGGTATTAACCCGGTAAGACGGTTCCGGCTAAAGGGACTGGATAAGCTGGGGCTGCCGGCAATTGCATATCGCTTTGCTTTGAATTGGGGTAGCTTCTTCCCTGCCCGAGCTACACCAATTCGACTCTTGCCTGGCAGATCAATTAATGGGCTAATGGCTATGGCATGGCGTTTTGTTACGCTCTACAAAATAACCATCATGTTAGATATTGGTAAAACGGTGGAAGTGGATCACTTTTACTTTATCATTGGTGGATCACTTTCACATTATCAGGTGGATCAATTTTATATTGACAAACGCAATATGAGGGATTGAAAAAGGTCAATCCCAAATGGTGGAGTCCTCCCTGTTTTTTACTGTTTTCCGAAAAGTGTTGCAATCACTCTCTTAACCGGTTATATTATGATTATTAAAAATACACTTGGGAGTGACTGCAATGTATATAGTAAATGTAACAGATCTGCGGAGGAACATTCGCGAGGTTCTGGCGGAAGTAATTCGCTCAAAAGAACCGGCGGTAATCCTTCAGCGGTCAAAGCCGGTTGCTTACCTGGTCGACGCTGAAACGTTCGAGAGATCGCGAAAGTTCGATGAAATGGACGTGTTGACACAAACCAGGAAAAAAAGCCTGGAGAGGATGCTTCAGTTAAGGGCCAAGGTGGCGAAGAGGACAGGTATAAAGAGTGATTCTACAAAACTGATCCGTGAAATCCGGGAAGGATTGAGCCGTCATGAGTAATTATATCTGCCTGGACACTTCGGTTTTGATCAAGGTGCTCATGGAGGAGGAAGATAGTGACAAAGCAACGGCGCTTCTGCAAAGGATTATAGACCACCGGCAGCTCATTGTGCTTCCCGCATTCGCGTGGGCTGAAGTGGGTACTGTTCTGAGAAAGAAGCGTAGAAGAGAGGAATTAGCCGTTCAGGAAGCAGATGATCTATGGTTGGAGTTCCGGCAATTTCCCGGGATAGAGTACCTTAATGATGACTCGATAATGGACCTGGCCTGGAAAATCAGCCGCCACTTTGATATGCCTACGCTTTACGATGCGGCTTTCCTGGCGGTTACCGAGGTGATGGAGGAGAGAACCGGGGAAGGATGTGAATTCTGGACTGCGGATGAAAAGCTGGTTAACCTTTTAAACGGACGAAGGAAGTATGTAAGATTGTTGAAAGAATTGGAGTAAGGGGAGGTTGAGCGATGTAGCGTGTTATGATCGCACTGGCCAGCGAGCAACGTATGCAGAACGTCATTCCGGTATTCCAGAAGGGGCTGGGGTTCGAAAAGGTGTACCTGATCCGTTCAATCGATGCGGACCAACCGGGGTCGCACTTTGCCCGGGCTGTGTCGGACGTTAAGGAGCCGCGACAGGTGGGATGTGGACGTTGTACGGGAACACCTGGGCATTACGGCGGAAGGGCATAAGTGCTACTCATACACCGGCAATCAGTGGCGGCTCAAAGTGACTCGCGCCATTGATGTGGCTACGGTGGAAAAAATTCTGTTTGCGCCACGGTTGGGCATCCAGGAAAGCTTCGAACAGGCCGTACCCTTGCGGCCCCTTGGACGACCATGGCTTCGTGAGGACCTGGGTGGAACTGCACTCCTCGGCAGATGTGGCCCGATAACCCGGCTTTTTTTGTTTTTCGCTATTTTTCAACAAAGAAGACATTTTTTAACAAGGAGATTGTGAGTTTGATATCCTGTTCCAGTGGACACTCGAAAATGAACCTCTTGATGGGGAAAAATTGGCCGCACTCCGACATGAACTGGCCGACATGGTCATTTACTGCCTGTCGATGGCTAATGTAACGAAAATTGACTTGTCGGAGGCGATGCAGTAAAAGATGGAAAGCAGGGGAAGTGAAAAGAAACTACTCGGCCGTGTAAAATTTAAGTAAGTATGTACCAGAAGGAGAACGACCCCCAAAAAAAGAAAAAAAGAAATGAAACCTCCTTTGACTGGAACTCTATTACTTGAATATGTTATTCTGTAAGTTGAGAAAGCTTGTTGTCTTCGTGCTCTTGCTTGGTGGCCTGGAATTCCAATGCTCCGGCGAGTTCAGTATATGCGTCACGTCTGCTACCTAAAAGTAAGGCCGGAGATCTGCGGATTACCCGGGGTTCTATTTACCGACGAAAATGCGACCAAGCAATACGCATAGTAGGAAGGAGGTAAACAATGGGGCTTCTCTGAGAAAATAAGGCCCGGTAGTTATTCAGATGAAGGGAAATATTCGCTGATGCAGGTTGGATTGCCGGTAATCTGCGAGGAATGCTGCGTGTGCTGTTTGTTTATTACAAGATGATTTGCAGGGGGCGATTTTTATTAAGTCTTTTAATCTTTTCAATGGCATTGCCCGTGAGGACCATTTGGTAGCGGCGGGAATTTACTTACCAGAAGATTATACAGCAATGTTTGCTCAAGGGATAGAGGATTACAAAGACTACCTCCTCCGGCGCTACAACTTCTTGCAAGAACTAACGGAAAAAGAGGCGGTCAGGATTGTCCAGGTTCCCTTCGACAGGGAGTGGTATGTGAAATGGCTCCGGAATAACCCCCACTGGGAGGACGGAGCAGAAGCCAGGAGCGCCTGGGCGCTGGAGATGGCGAAAAATCCGGCGGCTCTCGAAAAAGTTCTGTCTTTACATCCTGTTCTGCCTGCGCCGCCCCTGGACGAAGAGCTTACCGTGCTGGTGTTTTACGGCATCATCCCCGTAGTGCTGGAAGATCTTAGAGAAGTCGGCGCTGTTTCCGGGAGGTTGCCGCACGAAGATATCGAGCGGATTGCGCTTGAAGCGCGACAGTTTTTCGCAGACGTTCCAGAATTCAATATGCTTTCCCCTTTAAGGTGCAGGGGTATGCGTATTTTCGTAGGCGATCGGCTTGTTGCGCCTCCGAAGGCCAGGGCATTTGAAGATCACGTAAAAGATGCGGCCTGGGAGTTGCTAAATACTGGAGAAATCGTGATACCCGTTTCCTCTGCCTGCCGGGTGAGACGGTCGGATCTGGAAGACGACCTGGCGGGGGAGGGGCCGTTATTGTTGCTACCCCTTTTCCCGGTGATACTGGTCGGGGCGGCATCTGAGATCAATTTCTGCGAAGACCTGGTCGAGGAAAGCCAGGGAAACATTGGGCCGGTAGCGGACTGGCTGAGGGAAATACTCGGTGACAGGCTGAGTTATGACAGGGTCGGCGATGCGGCGTTTGTGCCGGAATACGCTCTGGGGATATTCCTGAAGCATATTGAAGAAAGCATGGGAGAAATCGACATGGAACTGGAAATGGAAATGGATCTGAGGGAGAGAGTCGGGAAAGGGAAAAAGAACAGGAGCGGATTGAAGAGGATAAAATGAGTTTAAAAGTAAATGTTTTCTGCTGCCGTATAAGGACTCACTCCTCCCCGGAATCATCCAGGCCCCATCTCCGGAGAAGGCGGTTCAATTTCAGGGTAAGGTACCCCAGCACTGCCGCCACCAGGCTGGGGACGTACAGGCCGGCGCCGATGCCCGTGCCCAGGCCAGCGGTAAGCCAGATGCTGGCGGCGGTGGTCAGGCCGCGGATGTGGTCCTGGTCCTTGAAGATAATGCCGCCGCCGATAAATCCTACACCGGTGACAATTTGGGCGGCAATGCGTGTCGGGTCCCCCGGCTGGTAGGGGGTTGTTCCCAACAGGGACATGAACCCGTAGCTGCTGATTAAAGTGAACAGGGCGGACCCCAGGCAGACCAGGGTATGGGTGCGCACTCCAGCGGGCTTGTGGCGTATTTCCCTCTCCAGGCCGATGAAAAATCCCACTAAAAAGGCCAGCAGCAGCCTGGCAATCATTTCTTGCAGACTGAGCACCGGGATTCACCCTTTAGATAAGTGTTTAACTGTATTATGATCGGCCCTGCCCGCCGGTTATGCGTGGATGCCTTCTTTAATCCGGGGCCGGGTTGAAAAAACAATGAAGCCTCCGGAATTTTCCCCGGAGGCTTCATTAGAACAAGGCCGATCACTGCCAGATTTTGATGGCTACACTGATGCTAACAGCCAGAGCGGCCAGCGCAATGCCGACGGTAGCCCAGAAAAACCCTTTTATTTCTTGCCTTAGCGAGTTTATCTCCTGCCTTAAACTTGATTCAAAAGTTATCATTTCTTTTCTAAGGCTTTCTTCAACGGTTTTGATTTCTTTTCTGAGGCCTTCTTCAACGGTTTTGATTTCTTTTCTCAGGCCTTCTTCGACGGCTTTAATTTCTTTTCTCAGACCTTCTTCAACGGCTTTAATTTCTTTTCTGAGGCCTTCTTCGACGGCTTTGATTTCTTTTCTCAGGCCTTCTTCAACAGCTTTGATTTCTTTTCTGAGGTCTTCTTCGACGGCTTTAATTTCTTTTCTGAGGCCTTCTTCAACGGCTTTGATTTCCTTCCTCAGGCTTTCTTCAACGGCTTTGATTTCCTGCCTTAACCCATCTTCTGTTGAGGATAATTCCTTGCGCAATTCCCGCATTTCGGCCCGCAGGTCCCGTATCTCACCCTGAACCCAGCTTCCCAGAAAGAACATTTGTCCGGCCTGGCGGTATTCCTGTTCATCGGAAGTGGCTGCTATTTCCCTTTTGACCTCTTCCACGGCTGCCACCTGCCTTTCACTTCCAGCATAGCAGGTAAGGGCGTTTCAGGCAAGGAAAAAGTAGGGCAGTATCACACCGTTTCCTCAATCACCAGGTCCACAAAACGGAAGTTCACCGTGTCCACCAGGCCGCGGTTGGTCACCCGCAGCTCCGGTATGACCGGCAGGGAGAGCAAGGCCATGGTCATGAAGGGGGAGACCAGGGGGCAGCCCAGCTCCCTCCAGGCCCCTTCCAGGGCGGCCACCATTTCCCGTACCTCTTCCACCGGCCGGTCGGACATCAACCCGGCTATGGGCAGGGGCAGGAGGGCCAGCACCCGGCCGTTCAGCACGGCCGCCATGCCGCCACCGCATTCGGCCAGGGTGTTGGCGGCCAGGGCCATGTCGGCGTCGTCCATCCCCACCACCAGCAGGTTATGGCTGTCGTGGGCCACGGTGGAGGCCACCGCGCCTCCTTTAAGATGAAAGCCCCTGACCAGGCCCAGGCCCATGTTTCCCGGCCCGCCGTGCCGTTCAATGCAGGCCACCTTGGCCACATCCAGTTCCACGGAAGACTTGATTTCCCCGTTTTCCACGGGTACTTCCACCTGCCGGTGCAGGGTGCCCACCCTGGCTTCGATTACTTCCATTACCCGCACCAGGGCTTTTTTGCCGTGATGGGCGGCAATGGTGAAATCACCGGCGGCAAGGGACCTGCGCAGGTGCACCGAGTTACGGGCCTTTTCAGGGTAATCGAAGGGCGCCAGGTCAAATAACATCCGTCCTTTTTCGGCCACCATCATGCCGTCCACCATGACCCGTTCCACCTTCATGTCCGCAAGATCGGGGATAAACAAAATATCGGCACAGCGCCCGGGGGCGATGCTGCCCAGATCCCGGGTTACCCCGAAGCACTGGGCGGGATTGATGGTGGCCATCTGGATGGCCCGCACCGGGTCGACCCCTTCCTGGATGGCCCGGCGCACCACGTGGTTCAGGTGGCCCAGGGTAAGCAGGGTTTCCGGGTGGGTGTCGTCGGAAACCAGGATGGCGTAGCGGGAGTCTACGCGGGTTTCGGTGATGCTCTTAATGGTGGCCTTGACATCCTGCCAGGCCGAACCCTCCCGCATCTTGGCATACATGCCCAGGCGCATGCGGGCCAGGGCGTCTTCCATGCGCGTGGATTCGTGGCAGGAGGCGATGCCTGCGGCAATATACGCCGCCAAACCCACTTCCGTTTCCGGAATGGAGTAATGCCCCGTGACCACCTTGTTTGCTTTCAGGGTGGCCTGTATTTCCCCGTGTACCAGGGGATCTCCCGCCAGCACGCCGGGGAAGTTCATCATTTCGCCCAGGCCGATGATCCCCGGCCAGGTCATGGCTTCACGAACTTCCGCCGGCCCGATGCTTGCCCCGGCATCCTCAAAGCCGGGGGCGGCGGGGACGCAGGAGGGCATGGTGGTAAAAACCTTTAAAGGCAGCCTTTCCCCTTCTTCCATCATCAGGCGGATGCCCTCCATACCCAGGACATTGGCGATTTCATGGGGATCCATGAAAATGGTGGTGGTGCCGCAGGGGATTACCGCCCGGGCAAACTGGGTGACGGTAACCATGCTGCTTTCCACGTGAATATGTCCGTCCAAAAAGCCCGGTACAAGGTAACAGCCCCCGGCATCGATCACCAGGGTATCCTTGTCAATGGTATGGTCGGCCCGGCCCACCAGCACCACCCGGCCGTGTTTGATAGCCACATCCAGGCTGGGCTGGACTTCGGCGGTATGTACGTTGACCACCCGGCCGTTTTTGATCACAACGTCGGCCGGTATTTTCCCCTGGGCGGCCAGGGCCAGATCGGCGGTAACTTCCCACAGGGGACGCCGGTTGGGTTGATATGCCATTTTTTCACCCCGCAAGATAATGGTTTTCCCACTATATTTACCGTGTAAAAGGGAATAATACCTGCAGGTAAGGGGGGAAAACTGCACTTAATTTTTAGCTGGGTCAGTTTTCCCTTTAAAGGGTCTGGTGGTATTGAAGGGCCCTGCATGAACTTTATTTTTACTGGCGCAAGGAGGGGTTGTCTTGCCGGCAGAACGGGACGAGATTTTAACACAAAAGGTGCAGGCCGTCCTGGACAGCGACGTGCGTACCAGGGAATACGGATTGAAGGCCGATGTGGTGGACGGCAAGGCCCGCATTACCGGTATCGTGGATACCCTGGCCGAGAGGGAACAGGTGCGCCGGATTGTTTCGGCCATCGAAGGCATCCGGGCGGTGGAAAACGGTGTGGCCATAAGTACCGACGGGGCCATCACCGACGATGATGTGGCCTTTGAAGTAGGTGAAGAGCTGGAGGCGGCGGGTGTCAACCGCCATCATGTGGGGGTAAAAAGCGTTAAGGGAGTGGTTTTCCTCCAGGGGCGGGTGGACAGCCAGGAAGAGATTGAAATAGCCAAAGCTGCGGCCGCCAGGGCCCGGGGGGTAAAGGAAGTGATCAGCCAGCTTAAACTGCGCCCCCCGGGTGGTTACGATGATGAAAGCCTGGAGGCCATCTTCCACCACCAGGTGAACAACGACTGGGAGGACGAAGGGGAGGCCCGGATATTTTAAGGGGGATAAGTCCGGCAGCTTACCCCCCGTTTTTCTTCCCGGGCCCTGGATATCTGTTGAGAGCCGTCGTTGATCCGGAAGAGATGAAAAACTGTCTTCTTATCCCACCCCATATCCCAGGGACAGTGGTAGCGGTCTACGGTATGGGCGTCCACCACCGGGTAACCCCGGGAGTCCGTCCCAACCACAATGGCAAAATGCTCGATGCGCCCCTTTTCCTCGTAGCCAATCACATCCCCTTTTTGCAGTTCCCGTACGGCTCCCCGGGGAAATTTAGCGCCGGGTTGGTTCAATTCCGGGAAGGTGCCCCGGGCTATCCGCCGGGCATGGCCGCTGTACAAAAGCCAGCTGGCAAAGGCCTCGGTTTGCACCCAGGCCCGGCTGCCCGAACCGCCATTGCGGTCGTAGCGGTAGTACCAGGTGCCGTCCATGGGGAGCCTGCCCCCTTCCTGGTCCCCCAGGCACTGGGACACAAAATTGGTGCAGTCCCCGCCGTTGCCGTTGAGGTCGCGGTAACGGGGGTTGTATTTGTGGTTGTTGCCGGCCCCCCAGGCCAGGCCGGCGTATTTATCCGCGTACCGGGCCGCCCCCTCCCGGTCGAAAACCCCCTTTGTGTAGTTTTGAATGGAATCAGATTTTACAACCGTTCCTATGTAAGCAGGGCCATCAGCAGGAGTGGGTTTAGGTACCAGGGTGTCGTCACCCAGCCCGTCGGTATAAAAGTCCTTCCGGATAAGCCACTTTCCGCCCCTTTTTACCAGCTCCATCCAATGCCGGGTGCCGATTCCAAAGCGGTTAACGGCAGGATCGTTGGGGTAAACGTACCCCAGCTGAAGGGTCTGGTGAACAATAAATTCGGCGGTATCTCCACGAACACGGAACCAGGTGATGTGTATTGATGGTTTCGCTTCAATAAACCGCACCCCTCGCTTTTTAGCCCACTGCTGTACAAAATTCAACTTGTGTTCCTCATGGGCAAGGGCCCAGCGGCCCAGCTTGGCCCCGGTGTCGTAGCAGGCCAGGGCCGGGGCGGGAGCGGCTCCGGTGATAATGGCCCGGGCACGGGTGTCAAATATTTCCTTAACCGTGGTTTCCAGTTCCTTTTTTGAGACGGGCGACTCGGTAGCTGTGCAATTTGAAGCCCCAAGAATGCCGGCCATACTGACAATTATTAGTGATAGAATAATTTTTTGCAACAACATAATGCTCCTCCCTTTTAGCTTTTCTGCCGTTAATATATTTTCCTGCGGTTATAAAGTGTTTCGTTTAATAATGGTAACTCTGTCTGAATGAAAAAGCCGCTCGTCCGAGCGGTCACGTTTTAAGTGCAGGTGACTTCCCGCAACACCCGGTTCCAGGCATCCGGGGCTACCTCGCGGTATTTGGCGGGGCCGACAAAATAATCCCGCCCGGGGAGGGCCTGCTTGCGCAGGATTTCCGGGCCGTTCCCCTGCAGGGCCTGGTAAAGGGTCAGGATATGGCCCATGCCCAGGTTTGTTTCCACCCCGCTGGTAAAAATCCACAAAAGGCGCGGCAGTTTGATCAGTACGGCCGGCTCAATCAACCTTGCCGCCAGGGCCCGGATTTCTGTTTGCAGGTCCATGCGCTGGCTGGTATAAGTTCCCTCAAATACCTCCAGCAGTGAAGTTTGTTTGCCCGCCATCTCCACCGGTCCCAGCGCCTCGCTGGTGCGGGTCAGGGTGGCCTGGCTGATATCCACGTAATGGTTGATGGGTATGCCGAAGCGTTTTTCCAGGTATGCCGTCGTCCCTTCCCGTCCCGTTTTGTGGTAGAGTTCCTCCAGCGTTTCCACGCCCCTGATCTCGTGGATGCGGGTGTTTATGGGGATGGAGACAATGCCCACCGGTTTCTTGCGCGGGGTGATGGCCATCAGGGTGATGGCCTTCAATTTGGGGCCGTCGGTCCAAAAAATAAGAACGTTTTCCGTAGCCGTAGTCAGATTTTGTTTATTTTCTAATTTATCGGGTTGCTGTTGTTCCGCACAGGCTTTAGGCGCCGCGTTTAAAAAAA
Coding sequences within it:
- a CDS encoding BON domain-containing protein — its product is MPAERDEILTQKVQAVLDSDVRTREYGLKADVVDGKARITGIVDTLAEREQVRRIVSAIEGIRAVENGVAISTDGAITDDDVAFEVGEELEAAGVNRHHVGVKSVKGVVFLQGRVDSQEEIEIAKAAAARARGVKEVISQLKLRPPGGYDDESLEAIFHHQVNNDWEDEGEARIF
- a CDS encoding amidase domain-containing protein, coding for MLLQKIILSLIIVSMAGILGASNCTATESPVSKKELETTVKEIFDTRARAIITGAAPAPALACYDTGAKLGRWALAHEEHKLNFVQQWAKKRGVRFIEAKPSIHITWFRVRGDTAEFIVHQTLQLGYVYPNDPAVNRFGIGTRHWMELVKRGGKWLIRKDFYTDGLGDDTLVPKPTPADGPAYIGTVVKSDSIQNYTKGVFDREGAARYADKYAGLAWGAGNNHKYNPRYRDLNGNGGDCTNFVSQCLGDQEGGRLPMDGTWYYRYDRNGGSGSRAWVQTEAFASWLLYSGHARRIARGTFPELNQPGAKFPRGAVRELQKGDVIGYEEKGRIEHFAIVVGTDSRGYPVVDAHTVDRYHCPWDMGWDKKTVFHLFRINDGSQQISRAREEKRGVSCRTYPP
- a CDS encoding type II toxin-antitoxin system Phd/YefM family antitoxin, with protein sequence MYIVNVTDLRRNIREVLAEVIRSKEPAVILQRSKPVAYLVDAETFERSRKFDEMDVLTQTRKKSLERMLQLRAKVAKRTGIKSDSTKLIREIREGLSRHE
- a CDS encoding DUF1640 domain-containing protein: MRELRKELSSTEDGLRQEIKAVEESLRKEIKAVEEGLRKEIKAVEEDLRKEIKAVEEGLRKEIKAVEEGLRKEIKAVEEGLRKEIKAVEEGLRKEIKTVEEGLRKEIKTVEESLRKEMITFESSLRQEINSLRQEIKGFFWATVGIALAALAVSISVAIKIWQ
- a CDS encoding type II toxin-antitoxin system VapC family toxin; translation: MSNYICLDTSVLIKVLMEEEDSDKATALLQRIIDHRQLIVLPAFAWAEVGTVLRKKRRREELAVQEADDLWLEFRQFPGIEYLNDDSIMDLAWKISRHFDMPTLYDAAFLAVTEVMEERTGEGCEFWTADEKLVNLLNGRRKYVRLLKELE
- a CDS encoding MgtC/SapB family protein, whose translation is MLSLQEMIARLLLAFLVGFFIGLEREIRHKPAGVRTHTLVCLGSALFTLISSYGFMSLLGTTPYQPGDPTRIAAQIVTGVGFIGGGIIFKDQDHIRGLTTAASIWLTAGLGTGIGAGLYVPSLVAAVLGYLTLKLNRLLRRWGLDDSGEE
- the ade gene encoding adenine deaminase, with the translated sequence MAYQPNRRPLWEVTADLALAAQGKIPADVVIKNGRVVNVHTAEVQPSLDVAIKHGRVVLVGRADHTIDKDTLVIDAGGCYLVPGFLDGHIHVESSMVTVTQFARAVIPCGTTTIFMDPHEIANVLGMEGIRLMMEEGERLPLKVFTTMPSCVPAAPGFEDAGASIGPAEVREAMTWPGIIGLGEMMNFPGVLAGDPLVHGEIQATLKANKVVTGHYSIPETEVGLAAYIAAGIASCHESTRMEDALARMRLGMYAKMREGSAWQDVKATIKSITETRVDSRYAILVSDDTHPETLLTLGHLNHVVRRAIQEGVDPVRAIQMATINPAQCFGVTRDLGSIAPGRCADILFIPDLADMKVERVMVDGMMVAEKGRMLFDLAPFDYPEKARNSVHLRRSLAAGDFTIAAHHGKKALVRVMEVIEARVGTLHRQVEVPVENGEIKSSVELDVAKVACIERHGGPGNMGLGLVRGFHLKGGAVASTVAHDSHNLLVVGMDDADMALAANTLAECGGGMAAVLNGRVLALLPLPIAGLMSDRPVEEVREMVAALEGAWRELGCPLVSPFMTMALLSLPVIPELRVTNRGLVDTVNFRFVDLVIEETV
- a CDS encoding LCP family protein, with translation MSSRKLFWYTLLAVFTLFIFLNAAPKACAEQQQPDKLENKQNLTTATENVLIFWTDGPKLKAITLMAITPRKKPVGIVSIPINTRIHEIRGVETLEELYHKTGREGTTAYLEKRFGIPINHYVDISQATLTRTSEALGPVEMAGKQTSLLEVFEGTYTSQRMDLQTEIRALAARLIEPAVLIKLPRLLWIFTSGVETNLGMGHILTLYQALQGNGPEILRKQALPGRDYFVGPAKYREVAPDAWNRVLREVTCT